A single window of Cytobacillus dafuensis DNA harbors:
- a CDS encoding ABC transporter permease translates to MRIKALVIRILRQIIRDKRTMALLIFAPILVLSMLYLVFNGDDYIPKIGFVDIPEQIQDQLNLDDAEITQYDSINQAKKALSNHELDAYFLFENQQPSVVLEGSDPSINGSVMKWMQTALKPLQQNAPQKEIAVDYLYGSSEMRQFDYIGPILLGFFIFFFVFLIAGVSFLRERTTGTLERLLSSPLRKWEIVMGYVIGFGIFTMIQATIIAWYSIYVLDMMMEGAFGYVLLITLLVSLTALTLGILLSSFANNELQMIQFIPLVIVPQVFFSGLFNLETVSDWLSWIGPITPLYYASEALRGVMIKGYGWDMIYKDLLILLGFSLLFMILNIAALRKYRKL, encoded by the coding sequence ATGAGAATAAAGGCTCTAGTCATTCGAATTCTTCGGCAAATTATTCGTGATAAAAGGACAATGGCCCTGTTAATTTTTGCTCCAATCCTTGTATTATCCATGCTTTATTTGGTTTTTAATGGGGATGATTATATTCCAAAAATTGGTTTTGTAGATATTCCTGAGCAGATCCAGGATCAACTAAACTTAGATGATGCTGAAATCACACAATATGATTCTATTAATCAGGCAAAAAAAGCTTTATCAAATCATGAGCTCGATGCATATTTTCTTTTTGAAAATCAACAGCCTTCTGTTGTTTTAGAAGGAAGTGATCCTAGTATTAATGGGTCCGTTATGAAATGGATGCAAACGGCCTTAAAGCCTTTACAACAGAATGCTCCCCAGAAGGAAATAGCCGTTGATTATTTGTATGGCTCAAGTGAAATGAGACAGTTCGACTATATTGGCCCCATCCTGCTAGGTTTTTTTATCTTTTTCTTTGTTTTTCTTATTGCCGGTGTGTCTTTCTTGCGAGAAAGGACGACTGGAACACTAGAAAGATTATTATCTAGCCCGCTAAGAAAATGGGAGATTGTCATGGGTTATGTCATTGGCTTTGGTATTTTTACCATGATCCAAGCAACGATCATAGCCTGGTATTCCATCTATGTATTAGACATGATGATGGAAGGTGCATTCGGTTATGTCCTGCTTATTACGTTACTCGTTTCCCTTACTGCCTTAACATTAGGAATCTTACTATCTTCCTTTGCGAACAATGAACTGCAAATGATTCAATTTATTCCGCTTGTCATTGTCCCGCAGGTCTTCTTTTCAGGTCTATTCAATCTTGAAACTGTCTCAGACTGGCTTAGCTGGATTGGCCCGATAACACCGCTGTATTATGCAAGTGAAGCATTGCGCGGTGTAATGATTAAAGGATATGGATGGGATATGATTTATAAAGATTTGCTTATATTATTAGGTTTCTCGTTGTTGTTCATGATACTCAATATTGCCGCATTAAGAAAATATCGAAAGCTCTAA
- a CDS encoding TetR/AcrR family transcriptional regulator — MADQDSLITQLFDEEEELTDKQKKIIIAAIESFSEKGYAATSTSEIAKKAGVAEGTIFRHYKTKKDLLLGIVAPAMAKLLAPFVIKDLYKVLDTKYEHFEDFLRAMIENRAAFLKKNLPLFKILIQEIPFHPELKEQFTEHIAKKVFDRFIKLTEYYQEKGQIIDLPPQQILRLTITTIMGYFIARYLFLPEADWNDEEEIELTIQFLMRGLAAN; from the coding sequence ATAGCAGATCAAGATTCATTGATTACACAACTTTTCGACGAAGAAGAAGAGTTAACAGATAAGCAGAAAAAAATTATTATAGCAGCGATCGAGTCTTTTTCAGAAAAGGGTTATGCTGCTACATCCACAAGTGAAATCGCAAAAAAAGCTGGAGTAGCAGAGGGAACGATTTTTAGGCATTATAAAACAAAAAAGGATTTGCTCTTAGGAATTGTTGCTCCTGCAATGGCGAAATTACTTGCTCCATTTGTCATTAAGGATTTATATAAAGTATTAGATACGAAGTACGAGCATTTTGAGGACTTTCTTAGAGCGATGATTGAAAACCGAGCGGCTTTTTTGAAGAAAAACTTACCACTCTTTAAAATTTTAATTCAGGAAATTCCTTTTCACCCAGAGCTAAAGGAACAATTCACTGAGCATATTGCCAAGAAGGTCTTCGATCGATTTATAAAATTAACAGAGTATTATCAGGAAAAAGGGCAAATTATTGATCTTCCACCCCAACAAATCCTAAGATTGACGATTACAACGATTATGGGCTATTTCATAGCCAGATACTTATTTCTTCCGGAAGCGGACTGGAACGATGAGGAAGAAATCGAACTTACGATACAATTTTTAATGAGAGGGCTAGCTGCAAATTAA
- a CDS encoding ABC transporter ATP-binding protein, producing the protein MEKEIVTIHNVSRSFGKHQVLKNISLEMKSGEIFGLLGPSGAGKTTIVKQLVGLDLPSEGEIYLFQEKMPSLKLIEKTGYMAQSDALYGELSAKENLEFFASLYGLKGAKRKQRIKEVMEIVSLSEHINKLVSTYSGGMKRRLSLAIALLHQPQLLILDEPTVGIDPVLRKSIWNAFYELKEIGTTIIVTTHVMDEAEKCDRLGMIRDGKLIAVGTPEELKNKTKSTSIEEAFLVYGGA; encoded by the coding sequence ATGGAGAAGGAAATTGTTACTATCCACAACGTGTCCAGATCTTTCGGAAAACATCAAGTCCTCAAGAATATCAGCTTAGAAATGAAATCTGGGGAGATATTCGGTCTCCTTGGCCCTTCAGGTGCTGGCAAAACAACAATTGTTAAACAGCTGGTCGGCCTTGATCTCCCATCAGAAGGAGAAATTTATCTTTTTCAAGAAAAAATGCCAAGCCTAAAGCTAATCGAAAAAACAGGTTATATGGCTCAATCTGATGCCTTATATGGGGAACTATCCGCGAAAGAAAACCTTGAATTTTTTGCTTCCCTGTATGGATTAAAAGGAGCAAAAAGAAAACAGAGAATCAAAGAGGTAATGGAAATAGTTTCGTTATCAGAACACATAAATAAGCTTGTATCAACCTATTCTGGTGGAATGAAGCGGCGTCTTTCGCTTGCCATTGCTCTTTTACATCAACCTCAGCTTCTCATTCTCGATGAACCGACTGTGGGCATCGATCCAGTTCTAAGAAAAAGCATATGGAATGCCTTTTATGAGCTGAAAGAGATCGGAACAACGATTATCGTGACCACTCATGTGATGGATGAGGCAGAAAAATGTGATCGGCTTGGGATGATCCGAGATGGAAAGCTCATTGCTGTAGGGACTCCTGAAGAGCTGAAAAATAAAACAAAGTCCACTAGTATTGAAGAAGCGTTCCTAGTGTACGGAGGTGCTTAA
- a CDS encoding ABC transporter ATP-binding protein encodes MMIDVSNLEYAYPGQKDKIIQGISFSIQKGEIFGFLGPSGAGKSTTQKILIGLLKGYSGSVKVADKEVRDLNRDYYEKIGVTFEFPNFYSKFSALENLLHFKRLYSVETADPIQLLHSVGLEKFQNTKVAAFSKGMKMRLNFIRSLLNDPDIIFLDEPTSGLDPANSRIMREKIMDLKRMGKTIVITTHNMALAEELCDRVAFIVDGKISLIDSPKNLKRQKSKKIVQIEFKEKQEIKTAEFYLDRLKKDDRFIQLIQHHEILTIHTQEATLEDIFIEVTGRGLQ; translated from the coding sequence ATGATGATTGATGTCAGCAATCTTGAATATGCATACCCGGGTCAAAAGGATAAGATCATCCAAGGAATCAGCTTCTCTATTCAAAAAGGGGAAATCTTTGGCTTTCTCGGACCATCTGGAGCTGGAAAAAGCACAACACAAAAAATTTTAATTGGCTTATTAAAAGGCTATTCAGGTTCAGTCAAAGTAGCTGATAAAGAGGTGCGAGACTTAAACAGGGACTACTACGAAAAAATTGGGGTTACCTTTGAGTTCCCTAATTTCTATAGCAAGTTTTCAGCATTAGAAAATCTGCTTCACTTTAAGCGTCTTTATTCTGTCGAGACTGCGGATCCTATCCAGCTTTTACATTCTGTAGGTCTCGAGAAATTTCAAAATACAAAAGTGGCTGCTTTTTCTAAAGGGATGAAAATGAGATTGAACTTTATCCGTTCTTTACTAAACGACCCTGATATTATTTTTCTTGATGAGCCAACTTCTGGATTAGATCCTGCCAATTCAAGAATTATGCGAGAGAAGATAATGGATCTAAAAAGGATGGGGAAAACGATCGTCATCACTACTCATAATATGGCATTAGCTGAGGAACTTTGTGATCGAGTTGCTTTTATTGTCGATGGAAAAATTAGCTTAATCGACTCCCCGAAAAATTTAAAACGGCAAAAAAGCAAAAAAATTGTTCAAATTGAATTTAAAGAGAAGCAAGAAATTAAGACAGCTGAGTTTTACCTCGATCGGCTTAAGAAGGATGATCGCTTTATTCAGCTCATTCAGCACCATGAAATCTTAACAATTCATACACAAGAAGCCACTTTAGAAGATATATTTATTGAAGTAACCGGAAGGGGATTGCAATGA
- a CDS encoding TetR/AcrR family transcriptional regulator: protein MRGFTEEEKIYLRTQLLEKGRSFFSVHGFKKTSIKDLTNAVGIAQGSFYLFFQSKEEIYFRILEEEEEKIKSIITRQLPSAMTAKTFAAFLLSGIQLIQDNPFIRQLFFEGELETLIRKLPKEIVEEHIHKDTDLLAPLLDSWGIKDKQEQDIVSGAIRSFFLLAVHEKAIGNAHYDQTIQFLAEAIADKIFARRMNDD from the coding sequence TTGAGAGGCTTTACTGAGGAAGAAAAAATATATTTACGCACACAGCTACTGGAAAAAGGTCGTTCCTTCTTTTCCGTTCATGGCTTTAAAAAAACAAGCATTAAAGATTTAACAAATGCAGTTGGGATTGCCCAAGGCTCCTTTTACTTATTTTTTCAATCAAAGGAAGAAATTTATTTTCGCATTTTAGAAGAGGAAGAAGAAAAGATAAAGAGCATCATTACGAGGCAATTACCTTCAGCTATGACAGCAAAGACCTTTGCAGCATTCTTATTATCAGGAATCCAGCTCATTCAAGACAACCCGTTTATCCGCCAGTTATTTTTCGAGGGTGAATTAGAGACATTAATTCGAAAGCTTCCAAAAGAAATAGTGGAAGAGCATATTCATAAGGATACCGATCTTCTTGCTCCTTTGCTGGATTCATGGGGAATCAAAGATAAACAAGAACAAGATATAGTTAGCGGTGCAATTCGTTCATTCTTTCTGTTAGCCGTTCACGAAAAGGCTATAGGAAATGCACATTATGATCAAACGATTCAATTTCTAGCTGAAGCCATTGCAGACAAAATATTTGCGAGGAGAATGAATGATGATTGA
- a CDS encoding fluoroquinolone export ABC transporter permease subunit: protein MRLIASIKADIQFQFRHYFYYVYLFVSTFYILILSFVPIEVKEKTALVFLFSDCSFLGSFFIGGIILLEKDQGIHNQLFVTPIRISEFIWSKVISLSVLSAASAMLIYICTFGLTYKALPLLLGVLFNSVFATLLGLIFAVRVKSINQYLLISPLFVTVFFLPILDVIDLFHTPLFYLLPGKAGLLLMENAFSPLSVEGWIYSLSTLFLFIILAFQLAYQSFTKHVLLKIGG, encoded by the coding sequence ATGAGACTTATCGCCTCCATTAAAGCAGATATTCAATTTCAATTTAGACATTATTTTTACTATGTCTATTTATTCGTTAGCACGTTCTATATTTTAATACTATCTTTTGTACCAATTGAAGTAAAAGAGAAGACAGCTTTGGTCTTTCTTTTTTCAGATTGCTCCTTTCTCGGCTCCTTTTTCATTGGTGGCATAATTTTATTAGAAAAAGACCAAGGGATTCATAACCAATTATTCGTCACACCCATCCGCATATCGGAGTTTATTTGGTCAAAAGTGATTTCACTTTCAGTTCTTTCTGCTGCTTCCGCTATGCTCATTTACATTTGTACGTTCGGATTAACCTATAAAGCATTGCCTTTGCTGCTAGGAGTTCTCTTTAATTCAGTTTTTGCCACCTTGCTAGGTTTAATCTTTGCTGTTCGTGTTAAGTCCATTAATCAATATTTACTTATCTCACCGTTATTCGTTACGGTCTTTTTTCTCCCTATATTGGATGTTATAGACCTTTTCCATACCCCTCTTTTTTATTTGCTGCCTGGAAAAGCAGGGCTTTTACTAATGGAAAATGCCTTCTCTCCTTTATCAGTGGAAGGCTGGATATATTCATTATCGACGCTTTTCTTATTCATCATTCTTGCTTTTCAATTAGCCTATCAATCTTTTACCAAGCATGTCCTTTTAAAAATTGGAGGATGA